The Nocardioides sp. S5 genome includes a window with the following:
- a CDS encoding sigma-70 family RNA polymerase sigma factor, whose amino-acid sequence MSDPDGAVPSLADEDGVTAAYRLHGAEVYRFVLRGLGDPMAAQDVTQETFVKAWRHSERYDPEVASLRVWLYGIARNTMIDHVRAAAVRPWHSQLAEPPTVEAAAGSTSDRADALLDGWLVEEGLRRLAPHHREALVQTHLRGRPYDEVATEMAIPVGTLRSRVFYAMRALRAAMDEMGVSL is encoded by the coding sequence GTGAGCGACCCCGACGGAGCGGTCCCGTCCCTGGCGGACGAGGACGGTGTGACGGCGGCCTACCGGTTGCACGGCGCGGAGGTCTACCGCTTCGTCCTGCGGGGGCTCGGGGACCCGATGGCCGCCCAGGACGTCACCCAGGAGACGTTCGTGAAGGCGTGGCGCCACTCCGAGCGCTACGACCCGGAGGTGGCCTCGCTGCGGGTCTGGCTCTACGGCATCGCCCGCAACACGATGATCGACCACGTGCGCGCCGCTGCGGTCCGCCCGTGGCACAGCCAGCTCGCCGAGCCGCCCACGGTGGAGGCGGCCGCGGGCTCGACCAGCGACCGGGCCGACGCCCTGCTCGACGGCTGGCTGGTCGAGGAGGGCCTGCGCCGGCTCGCCCCGCACCACCGGGAGGCGCTCGTGCAGACCCACCTGCGCGGACGTCCCTACGACGAGGTGGCGACGGAGATGGCCATCCCCGTCGGCACCCTGCGCAGCCGGGTCTTCTACGCGATGCGAGCCCTGCGGGCCGCCATGGATGAGATGGGAGTGAGCCTGTGA
- a CDS encoding zf-HC2 domain-containing protein, with amino-acid sequence MSVSEEGHRELRELLGSYALGHLPDDQVARVRAHLDGCRACRADLDELLPLARRLDAVDADAFGDVPAPPPGLGDDIWQAVSRERTAAQEAEEVVRLRPRRTRLLAAAAAVVVALGVGGAVGRATAPEPAAVPTEAISMRVVQDDPVSIESADLVAHTWGVELRIVAAGFTEGETFRASFRTEDGTLVPAGEFLGVGSSRMTCFLQSAALREDVTQVLVTDETGTTVLSSDL; translated from the coding sequence GTGAGCGTCTCCGAGGAGGGTCACCGCGAGCTGCGGGAGCTGCTGGGCTCCTACGCCCTCGGCCACCTGCCCGACGACCAGGTCGCCCGGGTGCGCGCGCACCTGGACGGGTGCCGCGCGTGCCGCGCCGACCTCGACGAGCTGCTCCCCCTCGCGCGACGGCTCGACGCGGTGGACGCCGACGCGTTCGGCGACGTGCCCGCACCCCCGCCCGGCCTCGGCGACGACATCTGGCAGGCCGTGTCCCGCGAGCGCACCGCGGCACAGGAGGCCGAGGAGGTCGTCCGCCTCCGGCCGCGACGGACCCGCCTCCTCGCGGCGGCCGCAGCCGTGGTCGTGGCGCTCGGGGTCGGCGGTGCCGTCGGTCGGGCGACCGCACCCGAGCCCGCCGCGGTGCCGACCGAGGCCATCTCGATGCGCGTGGTGCAGGACGACCCCGTGAGCATCGAGAGCGCCGACCTGGTGGCCCACACCTGGGGCGTCGAGCTGCGGATCGTCGCGGCCGGCTTCACCGAGGGCGAGACCTTCCGCGCCTCGTTCCGCACCGAGGACGGCACGCTGGTGCCGGCCGGCGAGTTCCTGGGTGTCGGCTCGTCGCGGATGACCTGCTTCCTCCAGTCGGCGGCCCTGCGTGAGGACGTCACCCAGGTGCTGGTGACGGACGAGACGGGCACCACGGTGCTCTCCTCGGACCTCTGA
- the acs gene encoding acetate--CoA ligase, with the protein MSSETLSNLSREDRRFEPPAALAADANVKDEAYARADSDREAFWADAAERLDWGQKWDQVLDWSNPPFAKWFVGGTLNASVNCVDRHVDAGNGDKVAIHWVGEPVHDGVADTRDITYSQLKDDVSRAANALTELGVKKGDRVAIYMPMIPEVVVAMLACARLGAPHTVVFGGFSADALASRITDCEAHVVITSDGGYRRGAASALKPAVDEAVEKTGDLVRHVLVVRRTGQDVAWNDERDVWWHDAVDGASAEHEPEMHDSEHPLYVMYTSGTTGKPKGILHTTGGYLTGTSYTHWAVFDLKDDDVYWCTADVGWVTGHSYMVYGPLANGATQVMYEGTPEKGRWWQIIQDLKVTIFYTAPTAIRTFMKQGREIPDGYDLTSLRLLGSVGESINPEAYIWYREVIGGERCPIVDTWWQTETGQMMISPLPGVTAGKPGSAMKALPGISVDVVNDEAESVGNGNGGYLVIREPWPAMLRTLWGDDQRFKDTYWSRWEGLYFAGDGAKLDDDGDIWLLGRVDDVMNVSGHRLSTTEIESALVSHPKVAEAAVVGAADETTGQAVCAFVILRESAGDGGPDIVEELRKHVQKEIGAIAKPRQIMVVPELPKTRSGKIMRRLLKDVAEHREVGDVTTLADSTVMDLIKSKEGSSASDD; encoded by the coding sequence ATGAGCAGTGAGACCCTCTCCAACCTGTCCCGCGAGGACCGGCGGTTCGAGCCCCCGGCCGCCCTGGCCGCCGACGCCAACGTCAAGGACGAGGCGTACGCCCGTGCCGACTCGGACCGCGAGGCCTTCTGGGCCGATGCCGCCGAGCGGCTCGACTGGGGCCAGAAGTGGGACCAGGTCCTCGACTGGTCGAACCCGCCCTTCGCGAAGTGGTTCGTCGGCGGCACCCTCAACGCCTCGGTCAACTGCGTGGACCGACACGTGGATGCCGGCAACGGCGACAAGGTCGCGATCCACTGGGTCGGCGAGCCGGTCCACGACGGGGTGGCCGACACCCGCGACATCACCTACTCCCAGCTCAAGGACGACGTCTCCCGGGCCGCCAACGCACTGACCGAGCTCGGTGTGAAGAAGGGCGACCGCGTCGCCATCTACATGCCGATGATCCCCGAGGTCGTCGTCGCGATGCTCGCCTGCGCCCGCCTCGGCGCCCCGCACACCGTCGTGTTCGGCGGGTTCTCCGCCGACGCCCTCGCCTCGCGCATCACCGACTGCGAGGCGCACGTCGTGATCACCTCCGACGGTGGCTACCGCCGCGGTGCGGCCAGCGCCCTCAAGCCGGCCGTCGACGAGGCCGTCGAGAAGACCGGCGACCTGGTGCGCCACGTGCTCGTCGTACGCCGTACGGGCCAGGACGTCGCCTGGAACGACGAGCGCGACGTGTGGTGGCACGACGCCGTCGACGGCGCCTCGGCCGAGCACGAGCCCGAGATGCACGACTCCGAGCACCCGCTCTACGTCATGTACACCTCCGGCACGACCGGCAAACCGAAGGGCATCCTGCACACCACCGGCGGCTACCTCACCGGCACGTCGTACACCCACTGGGCGGTCTTCGACCTCAAGGACGACGACGTCTACTGGTGCACTGCCGACGTGGGCTGGGTGACCGGCCACAGCTACATGGTCTACGGCCCGCTGGCCAACGGCGCGACGCAGGTGATGTACGAGGGCACGCCCGAGAAGGGCCGCTGGTGGCAGATCATCCAGGACCTCAAGGTCACCATCTTCTACACCGCGCCCACCGCGATCCGGACCTTCATGAAGCAGGGCCGCGAGATCCCCGACGGCTACGACCTCACCTCGCTGCGGCTGCTCGGCTCGGTCGGTGAGTCGATCAACCCCGAGGCCTACATCTGGTACCGCGAGGTCATCGGCGGCGAGCGCTGCCCGATCGTCGACACCTGGTGGCAGACCGAGACCGGTCAGATGATGATCAGCCCGCTCCCCGGCGTGACCGCCGGCAAGCCCGGCTCGGCGATGAAGGCGCTGCCGGGCATCTCCGTCGACGTGGTCAACGACGAGGCGGAGTCCGTCGGCAACGGCAACGGCGGCTACCTCGTGATCCGCGAGCCGTGGCCCGCGATGCTGCGCACCCTGTGGGGCGACGACCAGCGCTTCAAGGACACCTACTGGTCACGCTGGGAGGGGCTCTACTTCGCCGGGGACGGCGCCAAGCTCGACGACGACGGCGACATCTGGCTGCTCGGCCGCGTCGACGACGTGATGAACGTGTCGGGCCACCGCCTGTCCACCACCGAGATCGAGTCGGCGCTCGTGTCGCACCCCAAGGTCGCCGAGGCGGCCGTCGTGGGCGCGGCGGACGAGACCACCGGTCAGGCCGTGTGCGCCTTCGTCATCCTGCGCGAGTCCGCCGGCGACGGCGGTCCCGACATCGTCGAGGAGCTGCGCAAGCACGTGCAGAAGGAGATCGGCGCGATCGCCAAGCCGCGCCAGATCATGGTCGTGCCCGAGCTGCCCAAGACGCGCTCCGGCAAGATCATGCGGCGCCTGCTCAAGGACGTCGCCGAGCACCGCGAGGTCGGCGACGTGACGACCCTGGCCGACTCGACGGTCATGGACCTGATCAAGTCGAAGGAAGGGTCCTCGGCCTCCGACGACTGA